Proteins encoded within one genomic window of Nitrospina gracilis 3/211:
- the trpB gene encoding tryptophan synthase subunit beta, with protein MAQPKDYTTVPDATGHFGQFGGKYVIETLMPALTELERIYNETRQDPEFQRELKYYLEQYVGRPSPLYFAENLTRQLGGAKVYLKREDLNHTGAHKINNTIGSALLTKRMGKKRVIAETGAGQHGVATATAAALFDLECEVFMGEEDIRRQALNVFRMKLLGAKVIPVSSGTRTLKDATSEAIRNWITTVETTHYIIGSVVGPHPFPMIVRDFQKIIGEEAKGQLQEVEGRLPDICVACVGGGSNSIGLFYPFVNDESVKLMGVEAAGHGIDTGKHGASLGHGGVGVLHGMKSYLLFNEDGQIHEAHSISAGLDYPGVGCEHSYYRETGRAEYVSITDEEALEGFKLLSKSEGIIPALESAHAIAQVAKMAPKMKKDEIIVLCLSGRGDKDVNQVAEFLGEQP; from the coding sequence ATGGCTCAACCGAAAGATTACACGACCGTCCCGGACGCCACCGGGCATTTTGGCCAGTTCGGCGGCAAGTACGTCATCGAGACGCTGATGCCCGCGCTCACCGAACTGGAGCGGATTTATAACGAAACCCGGCAGGACCCGGAGTTCCAGCGCGAACTCAAATATTACCTCGAACAGTACGTCGGACGTCCGTCGCCCCTGTACTTCGCCGAGAACCTGACCCGTCAACTGGGCGGGGCGAAGGTGTATCTCAAGCGCGAAGACCTCAACCACACCGGGGCGCACAAGATCAACAACACCATCGGCAGTGCGCTCCTCACCAAGCGCATGGGCAAGAAACGCGTCATCGCCGAGACGGGAGCCGGACAGCACGGCGTCGCCACGGCCACAGCGGCGGCGTTGTTTGATCTCGAATGCGAGGTGTTCATGGGGGAGGAGGACATCCGCAGGCAGGCGCTCAACGTCTTCCGCATGAAACTGCTGGGCGCGAAGGTCATTCCCGTCTCTTCAGGCACGCGCACGCTCAAGGACGCCACCAGCGAGGCCATCCGCAACTGGATCACCACCGTCGAGACCACGCATTACATCATCGGTTCGGTCGTCGGACCGCATCCGTTCCCCATGATCGTGCGCGATTTCCAAAAGATCATCGGTGAGGAAGCGAAAGGGCAGTTGCAGGAAGTGGAAGGGCGGCTTCCGGACATCTGCGTCGCCTGCGTCGGCGGCGGGAGCAATTCCATCGGCCTGTTTTATCCCTTCGTCAACGACGAGTCCGTCAAACTGATGGGCGTCGAGGCGGCGGGCCACGGCATCGATACCGGCAAGCACGGCGCGTCGCTCGGTCACGGCGGAGTGGGCGTCCTGCACGGCATGAAAAGTTACCTGCTGTTCAACGAGGACGGGCAGATTCACGAAGCACATTCCATCTCCGCCGGACTCGACTACCCCGGCGTCGGTTGCGAACACAGTTATTACCGCGAGACGGGCCGGGCGGAGTACGTGTCGATCACCGACGAGGAAGCGCTCGAAGGATTCAAGCTGCTGTCGAAGTCGGAGGGCATCATCCCGGCGCTGGAGTCGGCGCATGCCATCGCGCAGGTGGCGAAGATGGCGCCTAAGATGAAAAAGGACGAGATCATCGTGCTCTGCCTGTCGGGACGGGGCGACAAGGACGTCAACCAGGTGGCTGAGTTTCTGGGGGAACAGCCGTGA
- the pabA gene encoding aminodeoxychorismate/anthranilate synthase component II translates to MILMIDNYDSFTYNLVQYLGELGADIRVQRNDKITVEEIEGLAPEKIVISPGPCTPTKAGVSKDVARHFAGKIPLLGVCLGHQSVAEAFGGKIVKAAKLMHGKTSQIHHDNKTLFRDLPDPFEATRYHSLIVERESLPDCFEVSAWTAEGEIMGIRHKELPVEGVQFHPESILTVYGKNLLKNFLDSPGLPAEHVNGRTQHSS, encoded by the coding sequence ATGATCCTGATGATAGACAACTACGATTCGTTCACCTACAACCTCGTGCAGTATCTGGGGGAACTGGGTGCGGACATCCGCGTGCAACGCAACGACAAGATCACCGTGGAGGAGATCGAGGGACTCGCGCCGGAGAAGATCGTCATCTCTCCCGGACCCTGCACGCCCACCAAGGCCGGGGTGTCGAAGGACGTAGCCAGGCATTTTGCGGGAAAGATTCCGCTTCTTGGTGTGTGCCTGGGACACCAGTCAGTGGCCGAAGCGTTCGGCGGAAAAATCGTCAAGGCGGCGAAGCTGATGCACGGCAAGACGTCGCAGATCCACCACGACAACAAAACCCTGTTCAGGGACCTGCCGGATCCGTTCGAAGCCACGCGGTATCATTCGTTGATCGTGGAACGGGAATCGCTCCCCGATTGTTTCGAAGTATCGGCGTGGACAGCGGAAGGCGAGATCATGGGCATCCGTCACAAAGAACTGCCGGTAGAAGGGGTGCAGTTTCACCCGGAATCCATTCTCACGGTGTACGGCAAAAACCTTCTGAAAAACTTTCTGGATTCGCCGGGACTGCCGGCAGAACACGTCAATGGACGCACACAACATTCTTCATAA
- the trpA gene encoding tryptophan synthase subunit alpha produces MNRIEQRIEDLRAKKQKTLVAFITAGDPSLDATKDIFQVIEENGADIVELGVPFSDPLADGPVIQAASQRSLKSGTTLKKILALVADLRKTSELPIVLMTSYNPVFVYGEEAFVNDAVAAGVDGVIVPDLPPEEAATFETFANGKGLRVIYLLAPTSTPDRVRMISEKSRGFIYYISLTGVTGMQSKFSDNLQSRIGEVKKITTHPVMIGFGISGPEEAKEASQMSDGVIVGSAIVKLVDQCSSPDERKEKIGKFIASIKSALNGA; encoded by the coding sequence GTGAACCGCATCGAACAGCGCATCGAAGACCTGCGCGCAAAAAAACAGAAAACGCTGGTGGCGTTCATCACCGCGGGCGACCCCAGCCTCGACGCGACCAAAGACATCTTTCAGGTGATCGAGGAAAATGGCGCGGACATCGTGGAACTCGGCGTGCCGTTCTCGGATCCCCTGGCTGACGGACCCGTCATCCAGGCGGCGTCGCAACGCTCGCTCAAAAGCGGCACCACCCTGAAAAAGATTCTCGCTCTCGTGGCCGACCTGCGTAAGACTTCCGAACTTCCGATCGTGCTCATGACCAGCTACAACCCGGTGTTCGTTTACGGTGAGGAAGCGTTTGTGAACGACGCCGTGGCGGCGGGCGTGGATGGGGTCATCGTGCCCGACCTGCCGCCGGAAGAGGCTGCAACTTTCGAAACCTTTGCCAACGGCAAGGGCCTGCGCGTCATATACCTGCTCGCGCCCACCAGCACGCCGGACCGGGTGCGCATGATTTCCGAGAAAAGCCGCGGTTTCATTTATTACATCTCGCTTACCGGCGTCACCGGAATGCAGAGCAAGTTCAGCGATAATTTGCAGTCGCGCATCGGCGAGGTGAAAAAAATCACCACGCATCCAGTGATGATCGGCTTCGGCATCTCCGGCCCGGAAGAAGCGAAAGAGGCATCGCAGATGTCCGACGGCGTGATCGTCGGGAGCGCCATCGTCAAACTCGTTGACCAGTGCTCCAGCCCCGACGAGCGGAAAGAAAAAATCGGCAAGTTCATCGCCAGTATCAAGAGCGCCCTCAACGGAGCTTGA
- the trpD gene encoding anthranilate phosphoribosyltransferase, whose translation MDAHNILHKAVDGRDLTEDEMIHVMTLVMEGKVERSFLGAFLTALRMKGETVSEITGAAKVMREKAEKLEADGEHAVDTCGTGGDGANTFNISTAVAFVVAGTGVAVAKHGNRAVSSRSGSADVLKCLGVNVEAEKSVVEKCLKDAGIAFLFAPSMHKAMKHAADVRRELGFRTIFNLLGPLTNPAGVKAQVVGVFDVKWTEPLANVLGKLGCRHAFVVHGEDGLDEITLTTSTQVAELKDGKVKAYVFKPQEVGLTLCNAKDLQGGEVEDNAELVRGILAGAPGPKRDIVLLNAAAAIVAGGKATDLKAGIDIARRSIDSGAAKQKLEDLCRISNQRPVNVP comes from the coding sequence ATGGACGCACACAACATTCTTCATAAAGCGGTCGACGGCCGTGACCTGACGGAAGATGAGATGATCCACGTCATGACCCTCGTCATGGAAGGCAAGGTGGAGCGCTCGTTCCTCGGCGCGTTCCTCACCGCGCTCCGCATGAAGGGCGAGACGGTTTCGGAGATCACCGGGGCGGCGAAGGTGATGCGCGAGAAGGCGGAAAAGCTGGAGGCCGACGGCGAGCATGCGGTGGACACCTGCGGCACCGGCGGTGACGGAGCGAACACGTTCAACATCTCCACCGCCGTGGCGTTTGTCGTGGCGGGGACGGGCGTCGCCGTTGCCAAACACGGCAACCGCGCGGTGTCCAGCCGGTCGGGCAGTGCCGATGTGCTGAAATGCCTCGGCGTCAATGTCGAGGCCGAGAAATCCGTCGTCGAAAAATGTCTCAAGGACGCCGGCATCGCGTTCCTGTTTGCGCCGTCGATGCACAAGGCGATGAAACACGCCGCCGACGTGCGCCGCGAACTCGGGTTCCGCACCATATTCAATCTGCTTGGACCGCTCACCAATCCGGCGGGCGTCAAGGCGCAGGTGGTGGGGGTGTTCGATGTCAAATGGACCGAACCGCTGGCCAACGTGCTTGGCAAACTCGGATGCCGTCACGCCTTTGTGGTGCACGGCGAGGATGGACTGGACGAGATCACCTTAACGACATCGACGCAGGTTGCGGAACTGAAAGACGGCAAAGTGAAGGCGTACGTTTTCAAGCCGCAGGAGGTGGGACTGACCCTGTGCAACGCAAAGGATTTGCAAGGCGGGGAGGTGGAGGACAACGCCGAACTGGTGCGCGGCATATTGGCAGGCGCGCCCGGACCGAAACGCGACATCGTGCTGCTCAATGCTGCCGCCGCCATTGTTGCTGGAGGCAAAGCAACAGATTTGAAAGCGGGCATCGACATTGCGCGCCGGTCCATCGACTCGGGTGCGGCCAAGCAGAAGCTGGAAGACCTGTGCCGCATCAGCAATCAGCGTCCTGTCAACGTGCCTTAG
- a CDS encoding NHL domain-containing protein, with product MNISDRNHGRDAVIIRWVCLVVLSVVLAGAAFPGEKSFPYSDIGDGQPATHVALTLVDGVAVDKEGNIFISHRSKNRIRKIGKNGIITTVAGNGNAGFSGDEGPALEAALNFPAGLCLDLKGNLYIADRNNHRVRRVDTKGIITTVAGTGEPDFGMEEGPAEEIPLHFPSDVACDSQGQVYISDRSNNRVLKMNPQGQIVTVAGLGMAGYGGDFGPAIDALLKYPFGIHVDESGNLYIADRGNNRVRKVTPDGIITTVAGEGTHFFSGDFGPATRCSLAYPTDVVTDDRGNLYIADRNNNRVRKVDTNGIITTVMGTGKNEYNGDNEIASETSLHLPFALAFTPDQHLLIVDRNHHRVRSMHLVQHTVQTVAGNGQALFRGDHGPGPGATLDAPSGIVVDQQGHVIFADKQAHRLRGLDKKGYIYTYAGTGREGNEGNGRSARYASLFMPESLEIDHQNRIYLISSQGNSWYVRRIDENGVIDRFAGSGVLGHAEDGIPAVNAPLGVIKDVAVGPDGKVYLADYTNRDIRWVDAQGSIQTLAKDAWLAIEDGEVHPNGLAVNDKGEVFVSDSGSSKIRKIDNEGNVTTYAGDGSFEDKGDGGPALLAGIRSPGGLVFSPSGELYISEENTHRIRKVDKNGIITTVAGTGVQGFSGDGGPAVQAQLKSPYRMAFDSEGNLYFTDRDNNRVRRVDTHGTITTLAGNDNFGWLQDGLEVRITIQNFP from the coding sequence ATGAACATTTCAGATCGGAACCACGGACGAGACGCAGTCATCATCCGGTGGGTCTGTCTGGTTGTGTTGAGCGTTGTCCTGGCCGGTGCGGCTTTTCCCGGCGAAAAATCTTTTCCCTATTCGGACATCGGCGACGGACAACCGGCAACCCATGTGGCCTTGACCCTGGTGGACGGTGTGGCGGTGGATAAGGAAGGCAATATTTTCATATCCCACCGATCCAAAAACCGCATCCGCAAAATCGGTAAAAACGGCATCATCACCACCGTGGCGGGCAATGGAAATGCCGGTTTCAGCGGAGATGAAGGGCCGGCCCTCGAAGCCGCACTCAATTTCCCCGCCGGGCTGTGCCTGGACTTGAAAGGCAACCTGTATATCGCGGACCGCAATAATCACCGCGTCCGCAGGGTGGACACGAAAGGCATCATCACCACCGTTGCCGGAACGGGCGAGCCGGATTTTGGTATGGAGGAGGGCCCGGCGGAGGAAATTCCCCTGCATTTTCCCTCGGACGTGGCGTGCGACTCTCAAGGTCAGGTTTATATCTCCGACCGTTCAAACAACCGTGTGCTGAAAATGAATCCGCAGGGACAGATCGTCACTGTAGCGGGCCTGGGTATGGCGGGATACGGAGGGGATTTTGGTCCGGCCATCGATGCGCTTCTCAAGTATCCGTTCGGCATTCACGTCGATGAAAGCGGCAACCTGTACATCGCCGACCGCGGCAACAACCGCGTGCGCAAGGTGACGCCCGACGGGATCATCACCACCGTGGCGGGAGAGGGCACGCATTTTTTCAGCGGTGACTTTGGACCTGCCACGCGGTGCAGCCTGGCGTATCCCACAGACGTGGTCACAGACGACCGCGGCAATCTTTATATTGCCGACCGCAACAACAACCGGGTGCGCAAGGTGGATACAAACGGCATCATAACCACCGTTATGGGCACCGGCAAAAACGAATACAACGGCGATAATGAAATTGCCTCCGAAACCTCCCTGCATCTGCCGTTTGCGCTGGCATTTACACCGGATCAACACCTTCTCATCGTGGACCGAAACCACCACCGCGTGCGAAGCATGCACCTCGTTCAGCACACAGTGCAGACGGTGGCGGGCAACGGGCAGGCCTTGTTTCGCGGCGACCACGGTCCCGGTCCCGGCGCCACGCTGGATGCACCTTCAGGGATTGTTGTGGACCAGCAGGGACACGTGATTTTTGCCGACAAGCAGGCGCACCGTCTGAGGGGGCTTGACAAAAAAGGTTACATTTATACCTACGCGGGTACCGGGCGGGAGGGCAATGAAGGCAACGGACGCTCCGCACGCTACGCGTCGCTATTCATGCCGGAAAGCCTGGAAATCGATCACCAGAACCGTATATACCTGATCTCTTCGCAGGGCAACAGCTGGTATGTGCGGCGCATCGACGAAAACGGTGTCATCGACCGTTTTGCCGGGAGCGGGGTGCTGGGTCATGCGGAGGATGGGATCCCGGCGGTCAACGCACCGCTCGGTGTGATCAAGGACGTTGCGGTCGGACCGGATGGAAAGGTGTATCTTGCTGACTACACCAACCGTGATATCCGTTGGGTCGACGCACAGGGAAGCATCCAGACCCTTGCGAAAGATGCGTGGCTGGCCATTGAAGACGGGGAAGTGCACCCGAACGGCCTTGCGGTGAATGATAAGGGGGAAGTGTTTGTCTCCGACTCCGGAAGCAGCAAAATCCGTAAAATCGACAACGAAGGCAATGTGACAACCTATGCGGGCGACGGCAGTTTCGAAGACAAGGGAGATGGTGGGCCGGCTTTGCTGGCGGGTATCCGGTCGCCGGGAGGACTGGTGTTTTCGCCTTCCGGCGAATTGTATATTTCCGAGGAAAACACGCACCGCATCCGGAAGGTGGACAAGAACGGCATCATCACCACCGTGGCGGGAACGGGTGTGCAGGGTTTTTCAGGTGACGGCGGGCCCGCCGTCCAAGCGCAGTTGAAAAGCCCTTACCGCATGGCATTCGATAGCGAAGGAAATCTGTATTTCACCGACCGTGACAACAACCGCGTCCGCCGGGTGGATACCCATGGCACCATCACCACTCTGGCGGGCAATGACAATTTCGGCTGGCTTCAGGATGGACTGGAAGTCCGCATTACGATCCAGAATTTCCCATGA
- a CDS encoding phosphoribosylanthranilate isomerase, producing MTKRPFPVKVKVCGMTSLEDAMHAVECGADAVGFIFYKKSPRAVTARQAKAIADKLPPFVQRVGVFVNETAEVIERTVKYCGLDVVQLHGDESPAFCKRIAGKVVKAVRVKDAASVKDLSRYAVSAFLLDAYKEGEWGGTGERFNWSLVKQARKHGPVILAGGLDPENVTEGIRVCRPYGVDVCSGVESKPGKKNKKKVREFIEAVKGM from the coding sequence ATGACAAAACGTCCGTTTCCGGTTAAAGTCAAGGTCTGCGGCATGACTTCGCTGGAAGACGCGATGCATGCGGTGGAGTGCGGTGCGGATGCGGTGGGCTTCATCTTTTACAAAAAAAGCCCGCGTGCGGTGACGGCCAGGCAGGCGAAGGCCATCGCAGACAAACTGCCTCCGTTCGTGCAGAGGGTCGGCGTGTTCGTCAACGAAACCGCCGAGGTCATCGAGCGCACTGTGAAGTACTGCGGACTGGATGTGGTGCAGTTGCACGGTGACGAGTCACCCGCGTTCTGCAAACGCATTGCGGGCAAAGTGGTGAAGGCCGTCCGCGTGAAAGATGCGGCGTCGGTGAAAGACCTGTCGCGTTATGCCGTTTCCGCGTTTCTGCTCGACGCCTACAAGGAAGGCGAGTGGGGCGGCACCGGCGAGCGTTTCAACTGGAGCCTGGTCAAGCAGGCACGCAAGCACGGTCCGGTGATCCTCGCCGGTGGGCTCGACCCGGAAAACGTCACCGAAGGCATCCGTGTTTGCCGGCCGTATGGGGTGGATGTGTGTTCCGGTGTGGAATCCAAACCGGGCAAAAAGAATAAGAAAAAAGTACGCGAGTTTATTGAAGCCGTAAAAGGAATGTGA
- a CDS encoding WD40/YVTN/BNR-like repeat-containing protein, producing the protein MSQLTSSNLLSVYGFGADNVFIGGAEGTCLHWNGKEWTKIDTGGRWTLKRMWGTAPDNLYAVCTDGKIIRYNGKEWTPEDTDSLPPMSGIWGLDENEIYACCRIGKILRYDGQNWKFMSSGTQTDIAAVWGWDRENMYAVGFDGLVLKLHGDEWKRMTFNSNAELYSIYGFGPQDMYFAGSFGTLIHFNGNDFKVMPTPVEDFFLDVWGPSEELVFAVGDVGLILYRDGDQWTRIESNTEEYLTAIWGPNENDMYAVGDNGLILHWDGEDWKEVE; encoded by the coding sequence ATGAGCCAGTTGACGAGCAGCAACCTGCTGTCTGTGTACGGCTTCGGCGCCGACAATGTGTTCATCGGGGGAGCTGAAGGCACCTGCCTGCACTGGAACGGCAAAGAATGGACCAAGATCGATACCGGCGGACGCTGGACCCTCAAACGGATGTGGGGCACCGCGCCGGACAACCTCTACGCCGTTTGCACCGACGGTAAAATCATCCGCTATAACGGCAAAGAGTGGACGCCGGAAGACACCGACAGTCTGCCGCCCATGTCCGGAATCTGGGGGTTGGACGAAAACGAAATCTATGCCTGTTGCCGCATCGGCAAAATCCTCAGGTACGACGGCCAGAACTGGAAATTCATGTCCAGCGGCACGCAGACGGACATCGCCGCCGTCTGGGGCTGGGACCGGGAAAACATGTACGCCGTCGGTTTCGACGGGCTGGTGCTCAAGCTCCACGGCGACGAGTGGAAGCGCATGACCTTCAACTCCAACGCGGAGCTGTACAGCATCTACGGATTCGGGCCGCAGGACATGTATTTCGCCGGGTCCTTCGGCACCTTGATTCATTTCAATGGTAATGATTTCAAGGTGATGCCGACTCCCGTCGAGGACTTCTTCCTGGATGTGTGGGGACCCAGCGAGGAACTGGTGTTCGCGGTGGGAGACGTCGGTCTCATTCTTTACCGCGACGGCGACCAATGGACGCGGATCGAGTCCAATACCGAGGAATACCTCACCGCCATCTGGGGTCCGAACGAAAACGACATGTACGCGGTGGGGGACAACGGCCTCATCCTGCACTGGGACGGCGAGGACTGGAAGGAAGTGGAGTAG
- a CDS encoding glycosyltransferase family 2 protein, producing MSSRISVILPAFNEEQSIGLVLDDLPQDRLHQIIVVDNASTDATAEVARQHGATVVSEPRRGYGSACLKGIATLDHPDIVVFLDADYSDYPEEIDLLVQPIEAGEQDFVLGSRMLLKESRKALLPQARYGNKLAVFLIQLFFGHRYTDLGPFRAIRYASLMDIGMQDTNFGWTVEMQIKAVKKKLRILEVPVRYRWRVGVSKITGTVSGTFKAGTKIIYTIFKYLLT from the coding sequence ATGTCTTCCAGAATCTCCGTCATCCTGCCCGCATTCAACGAAGAGCAGTCCATTGGGCTGGTGCTGGACGACCTTCCTCAAGACCGTCTTCATCAAATCATCGTGGTTGACAACGCTTCTACTGATGCCACCGCCGAAGTGGCACGGCAGCATGGCGCGACGGTGGTTTCCGAACCCCGCCGCGGTTACGGCAGCGCCTGCCTTAAAGGGATCGCCACGCTCGACCATCCCGATATTGTCGTATTCCTCGACGCCGATTACAGCGATTATCCCGAAGAGATCGATCTGCTCGTTCAGCCCATCGAAGCGGGAGAGCAGGATTTCGTTCTGGGGAGCCGGATGCTTTTGAAGGAGAGCCGGAAAGCGCTTTTGCCACAGGCGCGGTATGGCAACAAGCTGGCCGTGTTCCTCATTCAATTGTTTTTCGGGCACCGTTATACGGACCTGGGGCCGTTTCGGGCGATCCGGTATGCGTCGCTGATGGACATCGGGATGCAGGATACCAACTTCGGCTGGACGGTTGAGATGCAAATCAAGGCGGTGAAGAAGAAATTGCGCATCCTTGAGGTGCCGGTCAGGTACCGCTGGCGGGTGGGCGTGTCGAAAATAACCGGCACGGTTTCGGGAACTTTCAAGGCCGGGACGAAAATCATATACACCATCTTCAAATATCTGTTAACCTAG
- the trpC gene encoding indole-3-glycerol phosphate synthase TrpC: MGNILDTIFEHKKDDVATAKRERPLSELKGRLSLVPKAQDVLSALSQKGDGSNIIAEIKRRTPFKGDLVQDFDAMKIAKEYADNGASAISILTDSNFFGGSIDYLVQAKEEVGVPLLRKDFIYTEYQVYESRAFGADFYLLIATSLDKNQLKDLMALGHELGFTALVETHDEKDLEKALYADAKLLGINNRDLTTGKTDLAVSRRLLGQLKGLGGLCLVCESGIYERAHIEEFESLGMHAFLIGESLMKADCISEKLQELRGHDKTSVSG; the protein is encoded by the coding sequence ATGGGAAACATTCTCGATACCATCTTCGAACACAAGAAGGACGATGTCGCCACGGCGAAACGGGAACGGCCGCTCTCCGAATTGAAGGGGCGGTTGAGCCTGGTGCCGAAAGCGCAGGATGTGCTGAGTGCTCTTTCACAAAAAGGGGATGGGTCGAACATCATCGCGGAGATCAAACGGCGCACGCCGTTCAAGGGCGACCTGGTGCAGGACTTCGATGCGATGAAGATCGCGAAGGAATATGCGGACAACGGGGCGTCGGCGATTTCCATCCTGACGGACAGCAATTTCTTCGGCGGCAGTATCGATTACCTCGTGCAGGCGAAGGAAGAAGTGGGCGTGCCGTTGTTGCGCAAGGATTTCATTTACACGGAATACCAGGTGTATGAATCGCGGGCCTTCGGCGCGGATTTTTATCTGCTCATCGCCACCTCGCTCGACAAGAACCAGTTGAAGGACCTGATGGCGTTGGGCCACGAGCTGGGTTTCACCGCCCTCGTCGAGACCCACGACGAGAAAGATCTGGAGAAAGCGCTGTATGCCGACGCCAAACTGCTCGGCATCAACAACCGCGATCTGACTACGGGTAAGACCGACCTCGCCGTGTCGCGCCGCCTGCTGGGTCAATTGAAAGGGCTGGGTGGCCTGTGCCTGGTTTGTGAAAGCGGCATCTACGAACGCGCCCACATCGAGGAATTCGAATCGCTCGGCATGCACGCGTTCTTGATCGGCGAAAGCCTGATGAAGGCGGACTGCATCTCCGAAAAATTACAGGAACTGCGCGGCCATGACAAAACGTCCGTTTCCGGTTAA
- the trpE gene encoding anthranilate synthase component I: MYKPSLDDFKAKAKQGNLIPVYKEILADLDTPVSAFMKIRDGMHAFLLESVEGGDKWARYCFIGCNPSTVIQTKGDSVTVHTSGQNETRQLNGEQPLSVVKEMLSRYQPVAVDGLPRFSGGAVGFIGYDMVRYFEDLPGQTEDDLDIPDSYFVITDTLLVFDNVTQTIKIVSNAHTPGRDLDELYLETTGKIEALERLLRKDLSHHSNGGHPSLQSGHAEIHSNFEEEDFKKAVLKVKDYIREGDAIQVVLSQRLSFELKQDPFVLYRALRTINPSPYMYYLSFGDMQVVGSSPEVLVRLEGKDVEVRPIAGTRKRGKNEDEDRALEKDLLQDEKELAEHIMLVDLGRNDLGRVAEIRSVEVNEKFTIERYSHVMHIVSNVRGILKEGLDCFDVLAAAFPAGTVSGAPKIRAMEIIEELEPTRRGLYAGAVGYISFNGNMDTAIAIRTLVVKNQTGYLGVGAGIVADSVPEKEFEETMNKGRAMLKAVELAEKGLVL; the protein is encoded by the coding sequence ATGTACAAACCCTCTCTCGATGACTTCAAGGCCAAGGCGAAACAGGGCAACCTGATTCCGGTTTACAAGGAAATTCTCGCCGATTTGGATACGCCCGTTTCGGCGTTTATGAAAATTCGCGACGGCATGCACGCCTTCCTTCTGGAAAGCGTCGAGGGCGGCGACAAGTGGGCGCGCTACTGTTTCATTGGTTGTAATCCGTCTACTGTCATACAGACCAAAGGCGACTCGGTCACCGTCCACACCTCCGGACAGAACGAAACCAGACAATTGAATGGAGAACAACCGCTGTCGGTGGTCAAGGAGATGCTCTCCCGGTACCAGCCGGTGGCGGTGGACGGTCTGCCGCGCTTCTCCGGCGGGGCGGTGGGGTTCATCGGCTACGACATGGTGCGCTACTTCGAGGACCTGCCTGGCCAGACGGAAGACGACCTCGATATCCCGGATTCCTACTTCGTCATCACCGACACGCTTCTCGTGTTCGACAATGTGACGCAGACCATCAAGATCGTCTCCAACGCCCACACGCCGGGACGTGACTTGGACGAGTTGTACCTGGAAACGACAGGCAAGATCGAGGCGCTGGAGCGCTTGCTTCGAAAAGACCTGTCGCATCACAGCAATGGCGGCCATCCCTCCCTGCAAAGCGGTCACGCCGAAATCCATTCCAATTTCGAGGAAGAGGATTTCAAAAAAGCGGTTCTCAAGGTCAAGGATTACATCCGTGAGGGGGATGCAATCCAGGTGGTGCTTTCGCAAAGGCTGAGCTTCGAACTCAAGCAGGACCCCTTCGTGTTGTACCGCGCTCTCCGCACCATCAACCCGTCGCCCTACATGTATTACCTTAGCTTCGGCGACATGCAGGTGGTGGGATCGTCACCGGAGGTGCTGGTGCGGCTGGAGGGCAAGGACGTCGAGGTGCGGCCCATCGCGGGCACCCGCAAGCGCGGTAAAAACGAGGACGAGGACCGGGCGCTGGAAAAGGACCTCCTGCAGGATGAAAAGGAACTGGCCGAGCACATCATGCTGGTGGACCTGGGTCGCAACGACCTCGGCCGGGTGGCGGAGATCCGCAGCGTGGAGGTGAACGAAAAATTCACCATCGAAAGATATTCACACGTCATGCACATTGTCTCCAACGTTCGCGGTATATTAAAAGAGGGTCTCGACTGCTTCGATGTTCTGGCGGCGGCGTTTCCGGCAGGCACGGTTTCCGGTGCGCCCAAAATCCGCGCGATGGAGATCATCGAGGAACTGGAACCCACGCGGCGCGGCCTTTACGCCGGGGCGGTGGGCTACATCAGTTTCAACGGCAACATGGACACGGCCATCGCCATCCGCACGCTGGTGGTGAAAAACCAGACCGGCTATCTCGGTGTCGGTGCGGGCATCGTTGCCGACTCGGTGCCGGAAAAGGAATTCGAGGAAACGATGAACAAGGGCAGGGCCATGCTGAAGGCGGTGGAACTGGCGGAAAAGGGATTGGTCTTATGA